The following nucleotide sequence is from Solanum dulcamara chromosome 7, daSolDulc1.2, whole genome shotgun sequence.
AAACCTTTACGAATGGAAATatccccatgtttcatatataaaccatttataacttatatgtaagacatgccaaaagaaagaagaatagccttacatacctcttacggacttcccttaatcacgtccacatcatcgtcctccgaacctatttaacatggaatcaacGCAAGTATAAACAACCTtatacttttcagcatcttacattacctacgagtattcatagaactcgttTCCTTACTTGCCTTCTCatctagttccttaactagttaaagagttagcAAAAATCGGGCAGgttctcccctataatgtgccctatccgaatttacaattatactcctaatagatacatccaaccaacaacaataacctgccacatatatatatatacaattcacatcaatcttataccacataaactccaaacgactcgctcgaactACGATACCagaataaggtttctagttttcgttttgcaaaacctttaaccatacgtagtggggggtcatgtggatgcaaccagaatctCCCCCGCCTCTTTTAGGACAAATTTAGGCctacacaccacacaaccatcataagcctccacacacacaacgccttTTTTTGACTACAATgtcgacgacttcaatttcgatcgtttctatcgtcgagcattttcacgaccttttttataattccatcagtataaaaggtatataatgcACTaaataaaaaccccataaagtccaaatttaaatgataagtcttaccttacccgaaattggccaaagctatccaaaattgtgcctcggaacttctttagTTGCGCTGAAACTGCGTGGACTGTTTGCTATTCGTTTTGGCTGAAAcaagacatgattttatacttataatacctccatataatcTTGGTACattctggataattaatttacagaatgaaatcgggacttacctatttttttcctcctagccgccacacttttctctGCAAGTTTAGtgtttgttcttgaattttttttgctgaagtttaatgaATGAAAGCTGAAGTTTAATGGATAATAGACATATATAGGTTGTATTAGGGGGTgaaatgtgtcatcccctaagggggacacgtgtccagtcCCTATtaggccaccgtatccatgcattgaaggagggCCTGCCAAGTGTCTTTTTTTTCTCATCCTCATGGgctcataatctcatcttattttaagagcctaggTAATCCGTTCTATGCAAGATTTGTATGAactcaaatagcttaggtatgtacGACGTCTAAGTTAGTaccttacgtaggtaaattgagtcctacgactcattacttggcctccaatttcttccggatccttatgactctatttccaaccttctctactatggggtattatattttcccctccttagagtcgtttgatagtgtcgtagcttatccatctctcatgataatatctaaggaacttaagagacattccaagtttaaaaatgtggggtgtaacatcctttcccctttagaacatttatcCATGAATGTTacataaaacttcccttaagagtTCATACatattgtagggagattcctttctattgcgataacatacattttcatccaagtaattaatatatgagttccaggagtgggggttacctgtagacatcgagaataggtatggatacctgtgtttcatatCCTCTTTAGGTTCCTAGGttatttcttcacgattcttattctgccacagcaccttgacagaagctacatccttagttcgcaatattttaatctgccgatccaagatggcgataggttgtccTACGTGGGATCATTCCTTTACTATGTAGACCTCCTCCATGGGGAATATTCTTGAAGGGTTGCCTATTTATTTATGGAGCATGGACATGTGAACGACTGGATATATCGCTTCCAAATTAGATGGTAGGTCCGCTTCATAGGTAATCTTACCTACCTGTCctattttcgttaacgccttaactagttaaggaaatagtcgagaaggcgagtgagggaatggggtttatgaatactcttaagtaatgtaagacgctTAAAGGTCTAAAGAGTTTGATGTTCGTATTGATttcataacaggtatgtgaagctttcttttggcatgtttttggaataagtatgtaaagcttatcccttctcttggcatgcttttggcataagtaggtaaagctattcttttttatttagaaatgtcttagatataagttatgaatggtgtTATAACCCGTACTTTGCACCTAAGGACATGTTGGGAATACttgtaacaagtcaagggtaagactatgcttggtcttgttatatacaagtttccattgattaagttgggaggtggaattattggaaaagttaaagggcaaaattggaatttcacatgtggaaataccataaaaggttaggggtaaaattggaatttcacatgtggaaataccataaaaggttaggggtaaaattggaatttcacatatggaaatactataaaaggttaagggcaaaggtggaatttcaacttagaatttttaggaaaggtgaggggcaaaatggtaatttcacatggAAGCCTCTTAGTCATAAAATCCTAGAGATTTCTTGACATTTTGAGagaattagaagaagaaaaatttgAGGAGAAAGAATAGAGAGAAAATCGGCCAAGAGAGAGTAATATTAACTCTCCaaatttcatccccaaaaattataatcttctagtattcctactaagtcaagggtgctctacaacatggtgtagttgttttggaagtttggagacttgtttcattgatttggaagtgaagaagttagaagaaaaaggtaagaattcatTCATTTTATTAAGTTATGAAGGTTTGTGTATGTTGTAGTATGTTGAGGTGTatggaatttatgaaaatatggaagttttcatggtaatatgatgccatgtatacatgttcttatatgagtaagaattatgtaatttttggtgtagtaattttgtgtagtatttttgtgtagtatttggatggtggttatgttaattatttgatgttgaaaatgaaagttggatgagattaattgaagttggaaataagaGTTAAGTGATAcgatggaaaaaaattaaggttgCATAGCTTgctagttgttgttgtaatttttggaaaataggGAAACTTAAATGGTGTATTTGGTATTAAACTAGTTTGTAGgaattatataatttgagtGTGATATTATAAGAAGATGgaggtaaattattaaaagtatggattgttgttgttggttgtgaagttgaagaaagaaaatgaattttaatatttttattgtatttatggaatttttaagtgaaatatggaattgaaaaaaattggatagcttacttggaatatttttcacttatgttggaatgaATTGAAACTAATTATGGATatgagatattcatatttatttggaaatgcaaagtttggttgaaagttgttgcactaattggaaaattacaccaatttatattatggtgtgtttaaattgattattgatgaaattggtgttgttgttggattggttgttgatattgtggccgagttgtaatctcggggttgcTATATATATAGGGGCGATGCTgtcgaaatttttgtagacaagtattggaaaattgaattcttaaagtcttatgaatagtaattggtaaatgtgaccaattgtagattttggaggaaacgagaattgaatttggacaatCGTAAAACgtcaaaaaggtatgtaaagctttacattttcttctcttggcatgtcctagatgtaataggaTTGAATACGAAACTCGGGGATCACTCTACTCTTCGGAATCGACGTtcgaaaatttcccttttctattcaatggaattgaattaggtaattatgaatagttttggaaaaattgtctaaacttctagatttttcacaaatgaattccgaataccttgaaactcctctaaataatgttatgaagtctaacgcacgtgatttgtatacgccacctcatttgaccgaggtgggccccactattaCAAAATTTTCTTCGTTATTCCGTTTGAATTACGGtaggtagaatttgaaagaaaccctttgctatgcttcctaatattatatgaataattattccgttaattcccataatatattttgaaagtacGGAGATGATtcggaaaatactatttttacgtAAACTATGgtgatattggaagtacttgtactactattattattcaagtttcttTTTATGATCTGTTATCAAAATTATAccatcgagtctgtataaatgttttgtaatttaaattgcatttagtttctcactactccactcgtggatgcctcaatacttctttcactgagcctgggccaggatatgttgtcgtgcgtatttctctgcattgttcaccgtgtcccgacgtgagggggcaggtatgacatgtaccatggggtggtaaatattatgccacggagttatactgtgccatgtacatatatgtttgtgatatgatatgatatgatttgatatggccatctgatatgatatgatttgttacggagatattccctactctggtgttatgctgtgccgtggtgtcgatgatgggagggcaaccacactttgttcaccgagtccctaagggggccggatatggcatatgtctgtacatatatgatttgagattttgataagcatTCTGAAATTCTAAACGTTGATTTTATGTTTTGcatatactattcagattatgattttatatagttcagtgcatgctttacatattcagtacattttccgtactgaccccctttcttcgggggctacggtacatgcccgtaggtaccGACGTTCGTTGTGCTGAGCTGCCTGTTTAGGACATCTGTTGTGTtattgacagtgctcctttgttcggagcttgtattttggtactgactctatctctgtatatttgtatatattggtcaggggtacgacggggccctgtcctgtcTTATGACTATgttatcatctgtagaggtctgtagacagagttatgttgtgggttttggatatatggtttggatttttgtgtgttttatgaCAGCCTTTCAACTATCGTgcgtatatttatttttatgatatatttagtaatttctactaatcactatatttgtttattaaaaaaaaatggctaatttgggataagggtacgtttgggtgcccaactcgggcaccagtcgcggcctacggggttgggtcgtgacaaaagtggtatcagagcggttgggtcctcggaatgtctacagactgtgtctagtagagtcttgtttatcagtgtattgtgcaccacatctataagcaggaggctataggacatttaggatattacttttccttcttgtcttagatcgtgcgatagagctatattattAGGATGATTCTCTCCTAACGAAACGATTATTATGATTTTCAGAAATGCCTCTGAGAAAAGCGACGACTGCCCAGAAGGGTAAATCAGTGGCACCAGGCGAGGTTAGTCAGGTCCATAGAGTTACCAGGGCCCGACCTCAGCCTGAGATGGAGACTGTGCCCCCAACAGCCAGTTCTGCGACCCCGCCAGAAATTAGGGCAGCCCCAGCTGAAGATCAGAGGGCGGATTTACCAGTATTTGGAGCCCCAGCACCCGAGCCTCTAGCTCCATAGTCAGGAGTGGAAGGCAGGGCTATGCAGGATGCGGTGCAGTTGTTGACCAGGTTGGTGGCTGGACAGGAACACAGACGCGGTTTAAGCGGAGATCTGGTACACAAGTCTGATAGTTCAAGGGCTCTTGAGTTTCTGACTTGTAACCCTCCAGAGTTCTTTGGGACAAAGCCCGAAGAGGACCCCCAGGAGTTTGTTAGAGAGATGCAGCGTACTTTACGTCTGATTAAAGCTTCTGCAACCGAGTCGgttgagttggcttcatatAGATTGCACGAGGTAGCTGCTAACTGGTTTGAGTCCTGGGAGTTGTCCAGGGGTAGACTAGCTTCTCCAGCAGTATGGGATGAGTTTACAGAGGCATTTATCAGTCATTTCCTGCCTCCTGAGATGCGTAGAGCCAGAGTGGACAGATTTTTACAGTTAAGACAGCGAGGCCGCAGTGTTCGCGAGTATAGTTTGGAGTTCGACTCATTGGCTCGACATGCACCTGCTCTGGTAGCTGACATGACAGACAGGATGCACAGATATGTGATGGGCCTAGATCGTTACCTGGTGGATAGTTGTTTGGTGATGGCTGCTCAGCCAGGGATGGACATCGCCCGTATTCAGGCATATGCTCAGGGCATGGAGGACAGACATAGAGGACGCCAGTCCAACTGAGATTTTAGCAGAACTCAGCCTAAGAGGGCCAGGTCAGTTGGATATTTCGGAGAGTTCCGAAGCAGGCCATTCCAGCAGCAAGGTAGCAAGCAGCCCACTCAGCCAGCACGGAGTATGCCTTTACTATCTTCAGGCCGGAGATCAGGTGGCACAGGATATTCGGGAGCTGGTTTGAGCTCTAGGGTGTCCGGTTCGCAGTTGGACAGAGGTTCTGGTCAGATGCGGCCACCCAGGCCCCCGTGTTCTTATTATGGTAGGTACCATCTGGGAGAGTGTTATCGTGCTACAGGAGCTTGTTTTGTTTGTGGTCGTCAAGGCCATACGATGAAGGATTGCCCGAATAAGGGTGATTCAAGTGGAGCAGCTCGGCCTACAGGATCATTTGCtgggtcatcatcttcttcGGTAGCTATGCACCCTACGGGGCAGGGTGTGTCTACACCAGCAGGACGTGGTAGAGGCCGGGGTGGAATTTCTGGTTCTAGCGACCCTTCGAACCGCACCTATGCCTTGGCCACCCGACAGGATCAAGAGGCGTCTCCAAATGtgatcacaggtacattatTGATCTTTTCCCAAATTTTATATGCATTAATAGATCCAGACtctacattatcatatattacTCCGATGATTGCTGATAAGATTGGTGTAAATCCCGAACTGATAGAACCGTTTGAGGTAGCTACTCCTGTAGGAGATTCTATTATAGCAAGGCGAGTATATAAAAGTTGCTCAGTAATTATATGTGATCATTGCACTAAAGCAGACCTAATAGAATTGGAGATGACTGAATTTGATATGATTATGGGAATGGATTGGCTATCTTCCTGTTATGCTAATGTTAACTGTCAACGGAAGGTAGTTTATCTTCAATTTCCAGGAGAACCAGTGATAGAATGGGCAGGTAATACAGCATCTCcgagagggaagtttatttcttaccttaaggcaaggaagatgatcagaaaaggttgtatttatcacctgGTTCGCGTACATAATTTGCAGGTTGAAGCGCCAACTATTCAGTCAGTTCCAGTTGTTAATGAATTTGtagatgtattcccagatgatcttccaggccttcctcccgaacgggagatagactttaccaTAGATGTGCTGCTAGATATCCATCCGATatctattcccccatatagaatggcacctgcaGAATTAAAGGAACTGAAGgagcaattgaaagacttgctagaaaaaggcttcatcagaCCTAGTACTTTACCTTGGGGAGCTCCGgtattatttgtgaagaagaaagatgggtcactacggatgtgtattgattacaaacagttgaataaggtaactataaagaataaataccccctccccaggattgatgatttgtttgatcagttgcagggtgccaagtggttttcaaaaatagacttgcgatTGGGTTATCATTAGGTGCGGGTAAGAGAAtctgatattccaaagacagcaTTCCGGACTCGATATGGTCATTACGAgttcagagtgatgtcttttgggttgacaaatgctccagcggtattTATGGACCTGATGAATCGGGTATTCAGACCATTCCTGgatatgttcgtgattgtgtttattgatgatattctaattTATTCCCAATCAAAAGAGGAGCATGCAGATCATTTGAGAGCAGTACTTACAGTACTCCGACACCAgaaattatatgctaaattttctaaatgtgaattttggttgacctCTATAGCATTTTTGGGACATATTGTCGGCGCTGAAGGTATTCGGGTAGATACACAGAAGATCGAGGCTGTAAAGAACTGGCCTAGGCCGACGACACCTACCGAGGTACGTAGTTTCCTGGGATTAGCAAGTTATTACAGGAGATTTGTAGAGAAATTTGCTTCTATGTCAGCACCACTGACAAGATTAACTCATAAGGGAGCCAAATTCCAGTGGAATGAGGCCTGTGAACGAAGCTTTCAAttattgaaagagaagttgactacAGCTTCTGTTCTAACTCTTCCAGAAGGACCGGAtgggtatgttatttattgtgatgcttcaggtgtgggaataggttgtgtattgatgcagcacGGGAAAGTTATAGCTTACGCTTCCTGGCAACTTAAAAagcatgaaaaaaattatcctactcatgatctagaactAACAGCAGTGATTCATGCTCTgaagatatggaggcactatttatatggtgttcatgttgatatatatacagatcacaagagtctccaatatatttttaaatagaaagacttgaatttgcagcagaggagatggctagagttcttaaaagactatgatgttgatattctaTATCATCCAGGAAAGGCCAACGTCGTAGCAGATGCACTCAGCCGTAAGTCCTTGGGTAGCTTGATAGATGTTCCAGcagaaaagaaggaaatagtTCATGAAATTGGTCAATTGGCCAGTCTTGGAGTTCGGTTGACTGAATCGGGAGATAATGGGATTTTAGTTCGAGATGTTGCTGAATCTTCCATTATAGAAGAAATAAAGCAACGTTAATATGAAGACCCTATTTTGGCACAGTATCGAGATACAGGTATGGACAAAGAGAAGACCCCTTTTGGTATTACATCTAATAGAGTATTATTATACAGGGAcaggttgtgtgtacctgatgttgcTGGGCTACGGCAACAAGTTATGGGTGAGGCACATCAtgctcgatattctattcatccaggtacaacaaaaatgtaccatgaccttagatgtttattctggtgggatggtatgaaaaaaGATGTTGCTGAGTTCGTGGCCCAATGTCCAAACTGTTAGCAGGTCAAAATTGAACACCAAAAACCAGGTGGTttattacaggagatggaaattccaacgtggaagtgggagatgattaatatggattttattacaggtttacctCGCACTCCACGGAAGTATGATTCGATATGGGTTATTGTCGATAGGTTGACTAAGtcagcccattttcttccagttaggatcacatattcagctgaggattatgccAGGTTATATATTAAGGAGATAGTAAAGCTCCACGGAGTTCCTGTGTCTATTATCACTGACAGAGGTGCCCAGTTTACAGCAAATTTCTGGAAATCTTTTCAAGCGGGATTAGGGACCCAGGTGAGCCTTagtacagcattccatcctcagtcTGACGGGCAagccgagcgcactattcagacgctggaagatatgttgcgggcttgtgttattgatttcaggggtagctgggatgattatctaccacttgttgaatttgcttataataatagttatcattctagcattcagatggctccgTATGAGGCACTGTATGGCAGAAAATACAGGTCACCTATAAGCTGGTTCGATGTGGGTGAAACTAAGTTAATTGGCCCAGATCTGATTCAGCAGGCAGTtgagaaggtgaagcttattcaggaatGATTATTGGCAGCTCAAAGTCGACAGAAAGCATATGCTGACAACCGGCGTCGACCTTTAGAGTTCCAAGTGGATGACTGGgtattcttgaaggtgtcacctatgaagggcgtcatgagattCGGCagaaaaggaaaacttagtccgAGATACATCGAGCCTTATCAGATTGTTCGTAAAGTaggcaaggttgcttatgaatTGGATCTACCAGCTGATTTAGAAGCAgtacatccggtgttccacgtgtCTATGCTTCGTAAATTCGTTGGCGATCCTTCCAGAGTATTTCCTGTAGAAGACATTCAGATGACCGAGGAGCTATCCTATGAGGAACAGCCGGTGGCTATTTTAGATCGTCAGGTAAGGAGGTTACGCACCAAAGATGTGGCATatgtcaaagtattgtggcacAACAACAACCGagaagaaataacttgggaggcggaggaagaaatgaagaaaaagtatCCTCAGTTGTTTTCTGCACCCACAGGTAACTTAAGTTCCTTATTACCTATATtggttaaataataaattatgtgaaaCAGCTGTATTTATAAACCTATAAGATcaatttaacattcgaggacaaatgttcaaaaaggggggaagaatgttataacccgtactTTGCACCTAAGGACATGTTGGGAATACTTGTAACAAGTCAAAGGTAAGACTATGCTTGGTCTTGTTATATACAAGTTTCCATTGATTAAGTTGGGAGGTGGAATTATTGGAAAAGTtaaagggcaaaattggaatttcacatgtggaaataccataaaaggttaggggtaaaattggaatttcacatgtggaaataccataaaaggttaggggtaaaattggaatttcacatatagaaatactataaaaggttaagggcaaaggtggaatttcaacttggaatttttaggaaaggtgaggggcaaaatggtaatttcacatggAAGCCTCTTAGTCATAAAATCCTAGAGATTTCTAGACATTTTGAGagaattagaagaagaaaaatttgAGGAGAAAGAATAGAGAGAAAATCGGCCAAGAGAGAGTAATATTAACTCTCCAAAtttcatctccaaaaattataattttctagtattcctactaagtcaagggtgctctacaacatggtgtagttgttttggaagtttggagacttgtttcattgatttggaagtgaagaagttagaagaaaaaggtaagaattcatTCATTTTATTAAGTTATGAAGGTTTGTGTATGTTGTAGTATGTTGAGGTGTatggaatttatgaaaatatggaagttttcatggtaatatgatgccatgtatacatgttcttatatgagtaagaattatgtaatttttggtgtagtatttttgtgtagtatttttgtgtagtatttggatggtggttatgttaattatttgatgttgaaaatgaaagttggatg
It contains:
- the LOC129894728 gene encoding uncharacterized protein LOC129894728; translated protein: MDKEKTPFGITSNRVLLYRDRLCVPDVAGLRQQVMGEAHHARYSIHPGLPRTPRKYDSIWVIVDRLTKGAQFTANFWKSFQAGLGTQMAPYEALYGRKYRSPISWFDVGETKLIGPDLIQQAVEKKAYADNRRRPLEFQVDDWVFLKVSPMKGVMRFGRKGKLSPRYIEPYQIVRKVGKVAYELDLPADLEAVHPVFHVSMLRKFVGDPSRVFPVEDIQMTEELSYEEQPVAILDRQVRRLRTKDVAYVKVLWHNNNREEITWEAEEEMKKKYPQLFSAPTGNLSSLLPILVK